One part of the Nymphaea colorata isolate Beijing-Zhang1983 chromosome 8, ASM883128v2, whole genome shotgun sequence genome encodes these proteins:
- the LOC116258815 gene encoding cysteine proteinase inhibitor A-like, producing MASSNSSVTAFGGFHPFGGLQPIPDVKNNMHVQELGKFAVAEFNKKHQEAAALVFVEVVEAQSQVVAGTNYRLHIETLKAGCVRHYKALVYEKTWENVKTLTSFEPVFP from the coding sequence ATGGCTTCTTCCAATTCCTCAGTGACCGCTTTCGGCGGTTTCCATCCTTTCGGCGGTTTGCAGCCGATCCCGGACGTGAAGAACAACATGCATGTACAGGAGCTGGGTAAGTTTGCGGTGGCTGAATTCAACAAGAAGCACCAAGAAGCAGCAGCCCTAGTGTTCGTAGAGGTGGTGGAGGCTCAGAGCCAGGTGGTGGCCGGAACCAACTACAGACTGCATATCGAGACCCTCAAAGCAGGGTGTGTCAGGCACTACAAGGCTCTTGTGTATGAGAAGACATGGGAGAACGTCAAGACCCTGACATCGTTTGAGCCTGTTTTCCCTTGA